In Flavobacteriales bacterium, the following proteins share a genomic window:
- a CDS encoding glycine--tRNA ligase, protein MQQEDQLKAIVSHAKEYGFVFPSSEVYDGLSAVYDYGPYGAELKNNIKQYWWKSMTQMHENIVGLDTAIFMHPTVWKASGHVDAFNDPMIDNKDSKKRYRADVLIEDYCAKLEAKAEKEIEKARKRFGDDFDEAQFVSTHLRVVQYREEQQTIIQRMARSLDAKNLADVKALIEELGIADPVSGSKNWTDVRQFNLMFGTEMGSTAEGSNKVYLRPETAQGIFVNFLNVQKSTRMKVPFGIAQIGKAFRNEIIARQFIFRMREFEQMEMQFFVRPGEEMKWYQFWKEERMKWHRNLGIGADRYRFHDHEKLAHYANAAADIEFRFPMGFKELEGIHSRTDFDLKSHEEHSGRKLQYFDPELGESYVPYVVETSIGLDRMFLAVLSHSLNEETLEDGSTRTVMNIPPVLAPVKVAVLPLVKKDGLPEKAREIMDRLKLEFNCQYDEKDAIGKRYRRQDAIGTPYCVTIDHDSLNDDQVTIRERDSMSQERVPVDRVVQILRDQSNWSKVLTS, encoded by the coding sequence ATGCAACAAGAGGATCAACTTAAAGCGATCGTATCGCACGCCAAGGAGTACGGATTCGTATTCCCGAGTAGCGAGGTGTACGACGGACTGAGCGCAGTTTACGATTACGGCCCCTATGGCGCCGAGCTCAAGAATAACATTAAGCAGTATTGGTGGAAATCGATGACTCAAATGCATGAGAATATCGTGGGTCTCGACACAGCCATCTTCATGCATCCGACCGTTTGGAAAGCATCGGGACACGTCGATGCGTTCAACGACCCAATGATCGACAACAAAGATTCGAAGAAGCGCTATCGCGCCGATGTGTTGATCGAGGATTACTGCGCTAAATTAGAGGCCAAGGCCGAAAAAGAGATCGAGAAGGCTCGCAAGCGGTTCGGTGACGATTTCGACGAAGCGCAGTTCGTGAGTACGCACCTGCGTGTAGTGCAGTATCGCGAAGAGCAGCAAACGATCATTCAGCGCATGGCCCGCTCTCTCGACGCGAAAAATCTGGCCGATGTTAAGGCGCTGATAGAAGAGTTGGGCATTGCCGACCCGGTATCGGGATCCAAGAATTGGACCGATGTCCGCCAATTCAACCTGATGTTTGGAACCGAAATGGGCTCTACGGCCGAGGGTTCGAATAAGGTGTATCTGAGACCCGAAACCGCTCAGGGGATCTTCGTAAACTTCTTGAACGTTCAAAAGAGCACCCGAATGAAGGTGCCTTTTGGTATCGCTCAAATCGGAAAAGCGTTCCGCAATGAGATCATCGCCCGTCAATTCATCTTCCGCATGCGTGAGTTCGAACAAATGGAGATGCAGTTTTTCGTTCGCCCGGGTGAGGAAATGAAGTGGTACCAGTTCTGGAAAGAAGAGCGCATGAAATGGCACCGAAACCTCGGAATTGGCGCCGATCGCTACCGTTTCCACGATCACGAAAAGTTGGCGCATTACGCAAATGCAGCGGCCGATATCGAATTCCGCTTCCCTATGGGTTTCAAAGAGTTGGAGGGAATCCACAGCCGGACCGATTTTGACCTGAAGAGCCACGAAGAACACAGCGGGCGTAAGTTGCAATACTTCGATCCAGAATTGGGTGAGAGCTATGTTCCCTATGTGGTAGAGACCTCGATCGGACTCGATCGTATGTTCCTGGCCGTCCTGAGTCATTCACTGAACGAGGAAACCTTGGAGGACGGATCGACCCGTACGGTAATGAATATTCCGCCCGTATTGGCCCCTGTAAAAGTGGCCGTACTTCCGCTCGTCAAGAAGGATGGGCTACCGGAAAAAGCGAGGGAGATCATGGATCGGCTCAAGCTTGAGTTCAATTGCCAATACGATGAGAAGGATGCAATCGGAAAGCGCTATCGTCGCCAAGACGCCATCGGCACGCCATATTGCGTCACGATCGACCACGATTCGCTCAACGACGATCAGGTAACGATTCGCGAACGCGACTCCATGTCGCA